From the genome of Labedella gwakjiensis:
GTCGAGCCGCGTGCCGGAGGATCCGGCCAGGGTCGTGCGCACATCGCCCTCGGCCGTCGCGATGCGTCGCACGGCCGCCCAGGCCTCGTCGGCGTGGCGGGCCCCCGACGTCACGGCGAGCGCCCAGAAGGCGTTCACCACGGGCGTCGCCGTCCCGTCTGCCCGCGCCGGAGCGATCCCCGCCCCCACGCGACCGCGCACGCGGCTGCCGGGCGACTCGGCGAGCTGTACGTATCCGGCCCAGTTCACCATGATGGCGACGCTGCCGGCTGCGAAGGCCGCCCCGCTCTGCACGCTGTCGAGCTCGTGCGACCACGGCGGCACGTGTCCGCTCGTCACGCGGTCGCGCATCCACAGGAGCGCGGAGCGACCGGCGTCGCCTCCGAAGTCCGGGCGGCCGTCGTCGTCGAGCACGTCGGCGCCGCGCACGCGCAGCTGGGTGACGAAATCGTAGACGTTGTTGTGACCGTCGGGGGCTCCGGCGAGGACGGTCCCCCACAGATCGTCGGCCGGTCGTGTGAACCAGGCCACCTGGGCGTCGAAGTCCGCCCACGTCTCGGCCGGGACAAGGTCGCGGCCGGTCGCCTTCCGATACGCGAGCCGCTCGCTCGGCGACTCGAAGAGGTCCGTCCGCCAGATGAGCAGGGGAGGGCCGTCGTGGAACGGCACGCCCCAGGTCGAGGCGGCGCCCTCTCGAACCCCGAAGCTGACGACGTCGACGAAAGCCGGAGACCAGGCCGCCGGCCAGTCATCGATGGGTGCAGCGTCCATCGCCTCGTCGAGGGGACGGATCGCACCGGAGCTCGCGAGTCGCGGCAGCCAGTCGGCGGGCACGAGGATCAGGTCCACGTCGCCGTCGCGGCAGGCCGGGGTCTCGAAGAGGGCGTGCTCGAGCTCGGGGAGTCCGAGCCATCGTTCGTCGAGGTCGATCCCGCCGTCCGCGAGTTCCGGCCCTCGTTGCGCACGGAGGGACGCCTGGAACCCGTCTCCACCCCGACCCCAGAACACCGCGGTCATCGCGTCACCGGTTCCGTCGCTGCGAGCAGGGCGAGGTCCCGGCGACGCGGAAGACCCTCCCAGTCGCCCGGCACCGAGCACTGGAAGGCCCCGACGGTGACCGCCGTCTCGAGGCAGCCCTCGACGGGGAGACCCGATACGAACTCGGCGAGGTACCCGGCGACGAACGCGTCCCCCGCCCCCACCGTGTCGACGACGGCGACGGGCACGGCCGCTCGCTCGTACTGGACGCCGTCGACCACCGCGACGCAGCCGTCGGCGCCTCGCTTGACGACCGCATGGCGCGGACCGAACGCGGCGAGCGCCGCGGCCACGGACGAGACGTCCGCATCGACCGAGACATCGTCGCCGAGCAGGAGACGAGCCTCGTCCTCCCCCGCGAAGACGAGCGTCGCCGCCGACGCGAGACGCCGATACAGCCGGACGGGATCGCGATCCCGCCAGAGCGAGGGTCGGTGATTCACGTCGAACGACACGGGGACTCCGGCAGCCACGGCCGTGTCCACGGCGAGGAGCACGGCGTCGCGCGCTGAGTCGGAGAGGGCCGGCGTGATGCCCGTCACATGCAGGCACGACGCCGAACGGATCGCGTCGAGCGGAACGTCCGCCGGCCCGATCCGGCTCCCGGCGTTCCCGCGACGGTGATACGTGATGCGGGCGGTGCCGGGCGTCGGGCGCTCCTTGAGCATGACCGCGGTGGGCACGTACGGATCGACGCGCACGATGAGGTCCACTCCCTCACCGCGCAGCTCGCGGACGATGCGATCGCCTGCACCGTCGTCTCCGACGACGCCGACCCATGTGGCCGGCGCGCCGAGGCGGGCGAGGGCGATGGCGACGTTCGACTCGGCACCACCGATCCCCACGGCCACGCTCGGAGTGTGGGCGAGCGTGCCGGTGCCGGGCGGGTGGAAGAGGAGCATGGTCTCGCCGAGCGTGACGATCGGAGTACCCTCCGTGGGATCGGACGCCCGCTGCGCCGGTTCCGTACCGGAGTGCCCGTCGCCGAGCACCCGCGCGAGGGCCGCCTTCGCCCGCGTGGCGAGGCCGTCGAGATCGCCGGCGGCGATGTCGGACCGCGGGGCGACCCAGCTGGCACCCACCGCGACGACGAGCTCACTCGCGAGCAGGTCACGCGCCTCGTCGGGGCCGACGCCCCCGCTCGGGAAGAAGCGGACGCCGGGGAACGGCCCGGCGAGGGCGCTCATCGTGGGGAGCCCGCCCAGCTGGGAGGAGGGGAAGAACTTGAGGACGGAAAGGCCGAGCGAGACCGCCCGTTGCACCTCCGTCGCTGTGGCGACGCCCGGGAGAGGCAGGACGCCGCGGTCGAGACAGCGCGCGACGACGTCGGCGTCGAGACCCGGGCTCACCACGAACGTCGCACCCGTGTCGGCGACCTCGTCGACCTGGGCAGCCGTGAGCACGGTCCCGGCACCGACGAGCAGGTCGCCGCGCGCCGCCAGCCGGCGCACGACGTCGAGCCCCGCCGTGGTTCGGAGGGTCACTTCGACCGCGGTGATCCCGGCCGCGACGAGCGCGTCGCCGAGACCGTCGGCGTGCGTCGCGTCATCGATCACGACCACCGGGACGACACCGGCTCGCGCCAGACGGTCGACGACGTCCGCCGTCGCGTCCGGGGCCGGTTCTCCGCTCACCGGCCCAGCCATCCGCCGTCGACGGGCAGGGTGATCCCCGTCACGTAGGTCGAGGCGTCGCTCGCGAGGAAGACGACGGCGCCGCCGATGTCGTCGGCCGCACCCCAGCGACCGGCGGGGATGCGTTCGAGGATGGAGCGGGACCGGTTCTCGTCCGCCTGGAGCGCGGCCGTGTTGTCTGTCGCGATGTAGCCGGGCGCCACCGCATTGACGCGGACGCCGTGCGCGGCCCACTCGTTCGAGAGCGCCTTGACGAGGCCGGCCACGGCCGACTTCGATGCCGTGTAGCCCGGCACGGTGATGCCGCCCTGGAAGCTCAGCAGCGACGCGGTGAAGATGATCGAGCCGGAGCCGCGCGCGAGCATCGGCTTCGCGAGCGCCTGCGCGAGGAGGAACGGACCGGTGAGGTTCACCTCGAGCACCCGGTCCCACAGCTCCACGGGGTGGTCGACCGCCGGCACCCGCTCGATCGTCCCCGCGTTGTTGACGAGGATGTCGACGGGTCGAGCGGGGTCGTCGAGATCGGCGGCGAGGTCGAGGACCGCCTGCCGGTCCCCGAGATCGCACGCGATGCCGCGGAACTCACGGCCCAGCGCGCGGACGCGGTCTCCCACCTCTCCGCCGTCGCTCGTCATCGCCGCGCTCACACCCACGATGTCGGCGCCGGCGCGGGCGAGCGACTCGGCCATGGCGAGGCCGATGCCGCGCCGCGCCCCCGTGACGACCGCGAGGCGGCCGGTGAGGTCGAACGGGTCGCTCACGAGCGGTCCCCCGTCGTGGCGCTGTCGTCGTCTGCGTCGGCTTCGGCGTCGGACGACGCCTCCAGGTCGATGAGGATCTTCATCGCCCGGCCGGCCTCGAGTTCCGCGAAGGCTTCGCCGACACGGGCGAGCGGTTCGATCCTGGTGATGAGAGCCTCGGCGGGCACGACGCCACGGGCGAGCATCTCGACGGCCGTCTCGAAGTCGCGCCGCTCGTAGACGCGCGCGCCGATGAGGGTCAGCTCGCGCCAGAACACGCGCTGCAGGTCGATGGGCCGGGGCTCCGGGTGGATCGCCACGACGACGACGCGTCCACGGACGCGAGCGAGCGAGGTCGCGCCGAGCACGGCGGCCGCGGATCCCGAGACCTCGAAGACCACGTCGGCTCCGGCCCCTCCCGTCCACTCGTCCACCCACACGACCTGGTCGACGGCACGCGGGTCGAGCACCTCGAAGCCGAGGTCCGCGACGGCGGCGCGACGGGTGGCGTCGAGTTCGACGACGACGACCTCTCCCCCGAAGTCGCGAGCGGCGGTGGCGATGAGCACGCCGATGGGTCCTCCGCCGATCACGACGGCCTTCTCCCCGGGGACGAGCCCGGAGCGGCGCACGTCGTGCACCGAGACCGCGACCGGTTCGACGAGAGCGGCGTGATCGAGGCGCAGCCCCTCAGGCACGCGCACGAGGGTCCGGGCGGGCACGTTCCACCACTGCTGGAGCGCTCCGGGCGAGTCGATGCCGATGAAGTCGAGGTTCTGGCAGATGTGCTGGTTGCCCGCGAGGCAGGCCGGGCACGTGCCGTCCCAGTCGAGAGGCATCACCGTGACGGCGTCGCCCATCGACCAGCCATCGACACCCTCGCCCACGGCGGCGACGCGCCCGCTCATCTCGTGGCCGATCACCGCGTCGGCGCCGACGCGGCCGTCCATCGAGCCGTGGAAGATGTGCAGATCGGTGCCGCACAGGCCGACGTAGGCCACCTCGACCTGCACCTGGCCGGCGGCCGGCGCGTGCCTGGCTTCCTCGGCCTCGACGAACAGGCGATCCCTCTTGTACTGAACGGTGCGCACACAATCTCCCTTGACTGGAGATTCATCGTATCAATTTACGACCAGGAGCGCATCCTCGCGATATCGATCCCGTCTGGGACGGATTGCTCATACCAATACCGCCCCTCCGGCGTCGGAGGGGCGGTAGGCGACTATTCGCGTCGGAGGAGAGAGGCCACGCGCGGCAGCACGTCGCGAGCGGGGCCGCTGAGCCCGCACTCCATGGCGAGCCAGCCCTCGTACCCGATGTCGTCGAGCGCATCGAGGGTGTCGTCCCAGTCGTAGTGACCGGCGCCCGGTTCGAGGCGGTTGCTGTCGCCGAGCTGCACGTGACCGATCCGTGCGCCGGCGGCGCGGATGGCCGCGCCCGTGTCGGATTCCTCGATCGACATGTGCCATGTGTCGGCCACGACGGCGAGTCCCGGGGAGCCGATCTCGTCGACGTACCAGCTCGCGTCCGCGAGCGTGTTCACGACGAAGTCCTCGAAGCGGTTGAGCGGCTCGAGATACGCGACCACCCCGAGGCCGGCGGCATGCGCGGCCACCTCGTCGAGCGCCTCGAGCAGGAGACGGCGAGAGTCCTCGTCGCTGCGCGGAGGAGTGAAGGGCGGCAGGTGCCGCGAGAACAGACCGAAGGCGTGCGGCGTCACGAAGCCGTTCCCTCCCGCCGCGGCGATCGCGCCGAGCAGGTCCTTCAGCTCGTCGATCGCGCCCCGGCGGATCTCGGGGTCGAAGTCGCCGATGAAGTGATCGGTGTGCGCGACGGCGCTCGGCATCACGACGGCAGCGGCACGGGCTGCCTGGAGCTCCGGGATGCGGGAGACGAAGACGCCGTTCCCGCGGCCCGAGAGCTCGATGCCGTCGAAACCGACGGACTGCGCGAACGCGAACTTCTCCTCGAGGGTGTCGCCCTCGCACGTGGACTCCTGCGCGGCGAGCTTGAAGGCCACGATCACACCGCCTTCGCGTCGAGCACGACCTGGAGCACGTCGCGCGGGGCTTCGTCGAGGAGTTCGAACGCCGCGCGACCCTGCTCGAGCGGCATCGTGTGCGAGATGAGCTCCGTCACCCGGAGCTTGCCGGACACGGCGAGACCGACGGCGGTGCGCTGGAGCCGGTACTCGTCCCAACGATGGCGGAGCACGGGCGCGACCCCCGAGATCTGCGACGCGATGACGGCGACGCGGTTGTGGTGGAACTCCTCGCCGAGACGGAGGCCCGTGCCCTCACCCTGCATGAACCCGGCCACACAGACCCGAGAGCTGTAGGCGACGGAGCGGATGGCCTCGTGCATCGCGGCGTAGTTGCCCGAGACCTCGAGACAGACGTCGGCGCCGAGGCCGCCCGTGAGCTCGCGGATTCGCTCAGCCACTCCCCCGGCCGTCGCGTCGATGACCTCGTCGGCGCCCAGTTCCTTCGCGAGTTCACGGCGGGATGCGACGCCGTCCACGGCGATCACCCGGGCCCCGTTGAGGCGCGCGAGCTGCGCGACGAGCTGCCCGGGCACGCCGAGACCGAACACGGCGACCGTCTCGCCCACGTGGATGTCGGCGTCGAGGATCACGTTGAGGGCGATGGCCCCGATGTGGGAGAAGATGCCGATGCGCGGGTCTGCGTCTTTCGGCAGGATCCTCTTCTCGGCGCGCTCCACCTTCTGGATGGTCTCCGTGCGGTGGCCCCACGTGCCCCAGATGACGTCACCGACGGCCACGGTGGTGACGTCGGAGCCCACCTCGACGACCTCGCCGACCTCCTCGTAGCCCCAGCCGTTCACGGGGTACTCGAAACTCGTCGACCCGTCGACGAAGAGGCGCCGCTCCTCGTCCCACCTCTTGTTGAGGTACGGGTTCGTCCCCCGGTACGCGGTCAGCTCCGTGCCGGCGGAGATGCCGGAGTACAGGGTCGAGATGCGGACCTCGTCCGGCGCGAGCGACGGCGATTCCTCGTCGACGACCTCGGCGACGCGAGGGGAGGTGAAGCTGATCATGCGACCCATGGGCTGCGGTGTCCTTTCGAGAACGGTGATGTTGTGCGGGTGCACGGGACGAGGGGGAGGAAGCGGCTGCGGGGAGGTCGTCGAAGGCCGGGTCGTCATCCTTTGACCGCCCCCGACAGGAAGCCCTGCGTCACCTGACGCTGCAGGACGATGAAGAGCACGATGATCGGGAGGATCGTGATGAGCGTTCCGGCCGCGAGCGGACCGATGTCGAGCGACCGTCCGCCGGTGAACATGTAGAGCCCCGACGTGAGGGGACGGAAGTCGCCGCCCGGCAGGTAGAGCAACGGGATGAGGAAGTTGTTCCAGTTGCCGAGGAACGTGAAGACGGTGAGCGCACCCATCCCGGATCGGGCGAGCGGCAGCATCACCCGCAGGAAGATCTGCAGCTCGGAAGCGCCGTCGACGCGCGCCGCCTGTTCGAGCTCCACGGGCAGGTCGGAGAAGAACGCCCGCATGAAGAAGGTCCCGAACGACAGCCCTCCCGACGTGAGGAGGAGCACGGCACCCAGGAGGGTGTCGAGGAGCCCCATCGACCGCAGCTGGAAGTAGAGCGGGATCATGTAGGTGAAGAACGGCACGAGCAGGCCGAGCACCACGAGATAGAACATCGCGGTCCGCCCGCGGAATGGGAGCCGGGCGAACGTGTACCCCGCCATCGTCGAGAACGCGACGACGAGGATCGTACTCGGCACGGTCAGCAGGATGCTGTTCAACAGGTAGTCGCTGAACCTCCCGACCGTCCACGCATCGACGATGTTCTGCAGCGAGATCGTGGAGAAGAACCCGAACGGGTTCACCCGCACGTCCTCCGGCGTCTTGAGCGTCGTGGAGACCACGAGCAGGACGGGGAAGAGCGTGAAGAGGGCGAGGACGGCGAGGAGCACGTGCCGACCGACTTGCGGCTTCGGCTTCCGCAGCGTGGGGAGCGGCGGCGCGCTCGGACGGTCATCTGGTCGGGTCGTGCGAGCGTCGGTGCGGCGCTTCGGTGTCGAGCCGAGAGTCGTGTTCGCCATCAGGCACCCGATCCGTCGAGGGAGAGCCGTCTCTGCAGACGGTTGAGGAAGACCGCGACCGGCACCGACAGCACGGTGATGAGGAGCGCGAGCGTGGTGCCGTAGCCGATGCGGCTCAGCTCGAACGCCTGGCTGTAGGCGTACGTGCCGATCGTGTTCGTGGCACCGGCGGGACCGCCACCGGTCATGATGAAGATGATGTCGAAGACGCTGAATCCACCGACGAGCGTGAGGGTCAGCACCATGAGGAACACCGGCATGATCTGCGGAAGGATGACGTACCAGAGCCGCTGCGCCGGGTTGGCGCCGTCGATGCGTGCGGCGTCGACGAGCTCGATGTCGACGTTCCGCAGGGCCGACAGCAGGATGACGATGACGAAGCCGGTCGACGCCCACACCGCGGTGGCCAGCACGGCGTAGAGGGCGAGGTTCGGATCGCCGAGCCATCCGCGCGCGAGGTCGCCGAGCCCCACCACGGTGAGCGCCTGGTTGAGCCATCCGCTCACCGGGTCGTAGATCCAACCCCAGACGATGCCGATGGCCACGCCGGGCAGGACGTACGGCAGGAAGAAGATGACACGGTACGGCGAGGTGCCCGCCCGTGTCGTCCAGAGCAGCACCGAGACGAGGAGTCCGATGACGAGCGGGGCCGCCGTGCCGATGACGATCCAGATGAGGTTGTTGCCGAGGGCGTGCCACACCTCCGGGTCGAGGAACATCTCCTGGAAGTTGGCGAGACCCACGAACGACGGGTTCGGGTCGATCCCGTCGAAGTCGACGACCGAGTAGTAGAGCGCGTTGGCGAGCGGGAAGACGAAGAACACGACGGTGAGGATCATGACGGGCGCCACGAGGATGAGACCGAGTCGGGTCTGCGCCCGGCGGGTCACGGGCGGTGACGAGTTCACGGGTCCCCGTGCACCGCGGCGACGACGTTCGGGAGTCGTCGCCGCCGCGGCGGCCGGGAGGGATGCGGTGGTCATGGATCAGTAGTTCTTCTCGAGGTCGGCCGCCACCTGGTCCGGCTTCTTCTGGCCGGTGAGCAGGGCCTGGACGCCGTCCCACATCGCCTCGTTGAAGGTGTCGGACATGAGGACGTCGACGTTGTAGCCGAAGTCGCCCGTTCCGTCGGCGATCTTCGCCGCGTCCGCGAGGATCTGCGTGAAGAGCGGCGACGCCTCGATGTCCGTCGTGTCGACGGGGAACGCCGGGATGCTCTGCTGGTTCTCGACCTGCCACTTGCCGTGCTCCTCCGTGACGTTCCAGTTCAAGAACTGCACGGCCGCGTCGGCCTTCGACGTGGACTTCGAGATGAAGAGACCCGAGCCGAGTCCGCCGCTGAAGATGCCGGGCGAGTCGGAGGCCGGGAAGGGCATGTATCCCACCTCGAAGTCGACGTTCCGCTCGATGTCCTGCGCGAGCCAGCTGCCCGTCGGATTGATCGCGGCCTTGCCGGAGTAGAACAGCGCGTTGGCATTGTCGTACGTGACGGCGGTCGCGGAGGGGGTGAAGAACTCGTCGGCGTTGTAGTCGGCGAGCACCGAGAGCGCGTCGACGACCTCCGGCGAATCCCACGAGGCGTCGCCAGCGATGAGCTCCTCGATGGCGTCTCCGCCGAGCTCGCTCGAGAGAACCATGCTCAGGAGGTGGCCACCCTGCCAGCCCTCCTTGTCGCTCACGGCGAAGGGGATGACGTCGTTGTCGCGGATGGTCTCGGCTGCGGCCGTGAGGTCGTCGAGCGTCTGCGGCTGCTCGATTCCGAGATCGTCGAACATGGTCTTGTTGTAGAAGAGTCCGACGCTCTCGATGTCGTTCGGGATGCCCACGAGCTTCCCGCCGAAGGTGACGCGCTCCTGGGCGAAGTCGTAGATGGGCCAGTCGTTCTCGGCGTACGCGTCGGTGAGGTCGTAGAGGAGCCCGGCCTTCTCGAGCGCGCCGGCGAAACCGGGACCCGTGTCGTAGCCGAACACGTCGGGACCCTCGCCGGAGCGCAGCTGCGTCTGGAGGACGGTCCGCATGTTCTCGGACGGCACGACGTCGAGCTTCACGGAGATCCCGGTCTCCTCCTCGAAGGCCTTGAGGTCCTCCTTGACGAGGTCGAGATCCGCGGTGTCCTCGGGCTGGCCGATGAGGTAGCGGATGGAATCCGGGTCCGAGTCCGTCTGTGGGGCACCGCCCGTACAACCGGAGAGAGTGAGGGCGATGATCGCCGCGGTGCCGAGCACCAGTCTTTTCCTCATTGTGACTTCCTTGTCAGCATCGGGAGCCCCGTCGTCGGAGCGATTGGCCCGACTCTACAGCGCTGTAGATCGACGGTAAAGAAAAATCTTCAGCGCTGTAGATTTGGTGGAACGCGGATCCTGCAGCGCTGTAGATTGCCAATAGATTGTCGGGACGAAGGAGAAACCATGCACGTACGTCCACGCCTCGCCGACGTCGCCGCTCGCGCAGGCGTGTCGGAGAAGACGGTCTCCAACCTCCTGAACGGATACCCGTATATCTCGGCGACGACCCGGCAGAAGGTCGAGTCTGCGATCTCCGACCTCGGCTACCGACCCAATCTGTCAGCCCGAAGCATGGGGCGGGGGCGCACGGGCTTCATCGCCCTCGCCGTCCCCAGCCTGTCGAACCCGCACTTCGCCGAGCTCGCAGGGCGGGTGATCGAGGCGGCGAAACGGCACCACTGGACCGTCCTGATCGAGGAGACGGGCGGTCGGAAGGCATCGGAGGACACTGTCGTGAGCACGATGCCCTACCTCGTCGACGGCATCATCCTGCACCCCGAGTCCCTGACCGACGACGACGTCGAGGACCGCGCCAGGGACACCCCCATCGTGCTCTTCGGCGAACGTGGCCTCGAACTCGTCGCCGACCGCGTCGTGGCCGACAACGTCTCGGCCGCCGACGAGATCACGCAGCATCTCATCGACACGGGGCACCGGCGCATCGCCACCGTCGGCATCCGATCGGACGCGCATCTCCAGGCGAGCCAGTTCCGCGACGAGGGTTTCCGACTCGCGCTCTCACGCAACGGAATCCCGTTCGAGGACGACCTCGTCATCGACGTCCCGGACTACAGTCGCGCGGCCGGGGCGGGGGCCGCGCACATCCTGGCCGCGATGGAGCCGCGACCCGACGCCGTGCTCTGCTTCAACACCGCCGTCGCCGCCGGGGTCCTCAGCGGCCTGTACGCCCTCGGCATCCGCGTGCCCGACCAGATCGGGGTGGCCGCGTTCGACGACATCGACGAAGCGGAATTTACGGCCCCTCCCCTCACGACGATCGCCTGGGACGTCGGCGGTATGGCCGAGGAGGCGGTGCGGCTCCTGGCGGAACGCTACGACTCCCGCGATCTGCCGACGCGCGACGTCACGCTGCAGCACACCCTCAAGACCCGGGCGAGCTCGACCCCGCGCCTCTAGCGGCAGGGCCCGTCAGGCGCGCTGCTCCGCGCGGAGGTGGGCGAGGGCCGTGACGGACGCGGCGCGGATGTGCATCGCGCAGAGAGCCGAGGCCTGGGTGACGTCGCGGCGGGAGACGGCCTCCACGATGAAACGGAGTTCCCTGACGACTTCGAGCGGCCGTCCGGCCTCCGACAGCGAGGTCGCGCGCAGCACCTGGACCCGCGCCCTGATGCTGTCGAGCATCTGCTGGAGAGCGGCGCTCCGAGCGCCCTCGAGGAGGACCGTGTAGAAGCGGTCCTTCGCCCGGAGGACCTCGCGGATCTCCGACGTCGCCGTCGTGACGGATTCGAGGTAGTCGACGGCACCGGCAAGACGCTCGACCTGCTCGTCGGTGGCGCGCTCGACGAAGCGCTGGACGATGAGCGATTCGAGCGACGCCCGCACCTCGTAGAGATCGATCGCGTCCTCGAGCGACGGTGCCGTCACGACGGCACCCTTCTGCGGCACGACCGTCACGAGACCTTCGGCTGCGAGTTCGCGGATGGCCTCGCGGATGGTCGTCCGCGAGACACCGAGGCGCTCCATGAGTTCGCGCTCGACGAGTCGCTGACCCGGCTGGAGATCGAAGTCCATGATCGCCTGCCGGATGGAATCCGTCACCTGCTCGCGCAGCGGCGCAGCCACTCTCCCGATGGGCTCGGAGGCCCACGCGTCAGACAGCGAGTTGCTCGCCATCACAGTCCTCTCTGGCATCGGCGGCACGACCCGGGCGGTCGCCGTCTCCCCCTCAGCGAGAGACATGCGACGGGACCGTCCCGACCGGTCGCGGTTTTCTAGCCCCGGACCGCTCCCCCGAACCGGAGACCCACGTCCATCCTGCCACCTCGACGCCGCAGTCCCCCTCCTCAGCGTGCATCGAACGCCTCCCAGATCTTGTCAGCCGCACGGAGAGCGAGGGCCTGGATCGTATGGGTCGGGTTCACGGCGCCGCCGGTGGAGAAGCTCGAACCGTCGACGATGTAGAGGTTCGGCACGTCGTGGGCCCGGTTGTTCGCGTCCACGACGGAGTTCGTGGGGTCGTCGCCCATCCGTGCCGTACCGAGCAGGTGCCAGCCGAGGATCGAGTCGAAGCCCGTCGTACGGACCGAGTCGGCCCCCGCCGCGCGGGCCAGCTCGGTGGCTTTCCGCACGCCGTCCTCCCCGAGGCGCTTCGAGTTCTCGCTCAGCGTGTAGTACGTCGTCACGCCCGGGAGGCCGAAGTCGTCGAGGTTCACCTCGTCCAGTTCCACGCGGTTGTGCTCCTCCGGCTCGTCGTCGCCGCAGACCCAGATCGTCGCCTCGTGGTTCACGTGATGCTCGAGGGCCTCGTGGTGCCCGTCGCCCCATGGCGCCGTCGCGAGCGCCGTGTTGAGGGGCGAGTACCCTCGCATGGCGACCATCGTGAATCCGCGGACGTAGTCGTTCTCGGGGTCCGTCTCGTAGAAGTGCCGCGACGAGACCGTCCCTCCCCACGCGCCGTGGTCGGCGTCGGTCGGTTCCAGGAAATGACCGATGACCATCGTCTGCACGTGCGGCATGAAGTTCCGGCCGACCTGTCCGCTGCTGTTGGCGAGTCCGTTCGGGAACCGAGCGGACTTCGACATGAGGAGCAGCCGTGGCGTCCCGACGCCGTTGCCCGAGATCACCACGGTCGTCGCCCGCACCTCGCGGAGGCGTCCGTCCGCGTCGTAGTAGATGGCACCGGTCGCGTTGCCGTCGTCGTCCACCGTGACTTCCCGCACGCGCGCGTTGGTGCGGAGCCGGGCGCCGGCCTCGAGGGCCTCCGGCCAGTACGTGTTCGACGGG
Proteins encoded in this window:
- a CDS encoding carbohydrate ABC transporter permease — encoded protein: MTTASLPAAAAATTPERRRRGARGPVNSSPPVTRRAQTRLGLILVAPVMILTVVFFVFPLANALYYSVVDFDGIDPNPSFVGLANFQEMFLDPEVWHALGNNLIWIVIGTAAPLVIGLLVSVLLWTTRAGTSPYRVIFFLPYVLPGVAIGIVWGWIYDPVSGWLNQALTVVGLGDLARGWLGDPNLALYAVLATAVWASTGFVIVILLSALRNVDIELVDAARIDGANPAQRLWYVILPQIMPVFLMVLTLTLVGGFSVFDIIFIMTGGGPAGATNTIGTYAYSQAFELSRIGYGTTLALLITVLSVPVAVFLNRLQRRLSLDGSGA
- a CDS encoding ABC transporter substrate-binding protein — protein: MRKRLVLGTAAIIALTLSGCTGGAPQTDSDPDSIRYLIGQPEDTADLDLVKEDLKAFEEETGISVKLDVVPSENMRTVLQTQLRSGEGPDVFGYDTGPGFAGALEKAGLLYDLTDAYAENDWPIYDFAQERVTFGGKLVGIPNDIESVGLFYNKTMFDDLGIEQPQTLDDLTAAAETIRDNDVIPFAVSDKEGWQGGHLLSMVLSSELGGDAIEELIAGDASWDSPEVVDALSVLADYNADEFFTPSATAVTYDNANALFYSGKAAINPTGSWLAQDIERNVDFEVGYMPFPASDSPGIFSGGLGSGLFISKSTSKADAAVQFLNWNVTEEHGKWQVENQQSIPAFPVDTTDIEASPLFTQILADAAKIADGTGDFGYNVDVLMSDTFNEAMWDGVQALLTGQKKPDQVAADLEKNY
- a CDS encoding LacI family DNA-binding transcriptional regulator, which codes for MHVRPRLADVAARAGVSEKTVSNLLNGYPYISATTRQKVESAISDLGYRPNLSARSMGRGRTGFIALAVPSLSNPHFAELAGRVIEAAKRHHWTVLIEETGGRKASEDTVVSTMPYLVDGIILHPESLTDDDVEDRARDTPIVLFGERGLELVADRVVADNVSAADEITQHLIDTGHRRIATVGIRSDAHLQASQFRDEGFRLALSRNGIPFEDDLVIDVPDYSRAAGAGAAHILAAMEPRPDAVLCFNTAVAAGVLSGLYALGIRVPDQIGVAAFDDIDEAEFTAPPLTTIAWDVGGMAEEAVRLLAERYDSRDLPTRDVTLQHTLKTRASSTPRL
- a CDS encoding GntR family transcriptional regulator encodes the protein MASNSLSDAWASEPIGRVAAPLREQVTDSIRQAIMDFDLQPGQRLVERELMERLGVSRTTIREAIRELAAEGLVTVVPQKGAVVTAPSLEDAIDLYEVRASLESLIVQRFVERATDEQVERLAGAVDYLESVTTATSEIREVLRAKDRFYTVLLEGARSAALQQMLDSIRARVQVLRATSLSEAGRPLEVVRELRFIVEAVSRRDVTQASALCAMHIRAASVTALAHLRAEQRA
- a CDS encoding GMC family oxidoreductase, whose protein sequence is MTDTTASTGPGSTPDDGRDTDDGRDTADVLVIGAGAAGAAVVWSLARRGLDVVCLEQGDWVPQDQIPKNHADWEVRGRHYWNPSPGKRRGPADYPVTNLGENPVDVYMYSAVGGSAIGYGAHFWRFEPSDFKARTLDGFGVDWPIDYEDLVPYYELNEKMMGMSGSGGDPVQPGRPEVPLPPIPIGRQGERWIDGFDKLGWYWWTQSQALLSEDYKGRPACVNRGFCAFGCPSGALALPSNTYWPEALEAGARLRTNARVREVTVDDDGNATGAIYYDADGRLREVRATTVVISGNGVGTPRLLLMSKSARFPNGLANSSGQVGRNFMPHVQTMVIGHFLEPTDADHGAWGGTVSSRHFYETDPENDYVRGFTMVAMRGYSPLNTALATAPWGDGHHEALEHHVNHEATIWVCGDDEPEEHNRVELDEVNLDDFGLPGVTTYYTLSENSKRLGEDGVRKATELARAAGADSVRTTGFDSILGWHLLGTARMGDDPTNSVVDANNRAHDVPNLYIVDGSSFSTGGAVNPTHTIQALALRAADKIWEAFDAR